A portion of the Pseudoxanthomonas sp. JBR18 genome contains these proteins:
- a CDS encoding LacI family DNA-binding transcriptional regulator, whose product MGRGGTITIKDVAREAAVSVATVSRALNGHENVAEDVRRMVLETAKRLRYQPHAAARSLSSRSTQTIGVVLPDLYGEFFSELIRGIDGVARGQGRHLLVSSYHGAQEGQGAALRAMRGRVDGLLVLSPYADQPGFLTDNLPVGLPVVMINTRLPNDVYPVLNVDNHGGALAMMRHLIGAGHRRIAFIGGPQGNFDAAERERGYRDALAELLPGTRAWIVPGNFDEASGMEAGTALLKAEARPDAVFAANDVMALGCLFAFNEAGLQVPRDIALAGFDDVPLARFVHPTLTTMRISIAELGANAMQRLLHDIQAGGQPWPEPDPLTPELVVRNSAPTREGAVRA is encoded by the coding sequence GTGGGTCGAGGTGGCACCATCACCATCAAGGACGTGGCACGCGAGGCAGCGGTCTCGGTGGCCACCGTCTCGCGCGCACTGAACGGCCATGAGAACGTGGCCGAGGACGTGCGCCGCATGGTGCTGGAGACCGCCAAGCGCCTGCGCTACCAGCCGCATGCCGCGGCCCGCAGCCTCTCCAGCCGTAGCACCCAGACCATTGGCGTGGTGCTGCCGGACCTGTATGGCGAGTTCTTCTCCGAGCTGATCCGGGGCATCGACGGCGTCGCCCGTGGCCAGGGTCGGCATCTGCTGGTCTCCAGCTATCACGGTGCCCAGGAAGGGCAGGGAGCCGCCCTGCGTGCGATGCGCGGCCGCGTCGACGGGCTGCTGGTGCTCTCGCCTTATGCCGACCAGCCGGGCTTCCTCACCGACAACCTGCCGGTGGGACTGCCGGTGGTGATGATCAACACTCGGCTGCCCAATGACGTCTATCCGGTCCTCAATGTCGACAATCACGGTGGCGCGTTGGCGATGATGCGCCACCTGATCGGCGCCGGGCACCGACGCATCGCCTTCATCGGGGGGCCGCAGGGCAATTTCGACGCCGCCGAGCGCGAACGCGGTTACCGCGACGCGCTGGCCGAGCTGTTGCCTGGCACCCGTGCGTGGATCGTGCCGGGCAACTTCGACGAGGCCTCGGGCATGGAGGCCGGAACCGCCCTGCTGAAGGCCGAGGCGCGGCCGGATGCGGTCTTCGCAGCCAACGACGTAATGGCCCTGGGTTGTCTGTTCGCCTTCAACGAGGCCGGGTTGCAGGTGCCACGCGACATCGCACTGGCGGGCTTCGACGACGTGCCGCTGGCGCGCTTCGTTCATCCCACCCTCACCACCATGCGCATCAGCATTGCCGAGCTGGGCGCCAACGCCATGCAGCGGCTGCTGCACGACATCCAGGCCGGCGGCCAGCCGTGGCCTGAACCAGACCCCCTGACCCCCGAGCTGGTGGTGCGCAATTCGGCACCCACCAGGGAAGGGGCCGTCCGCGCCTGA
- a CDS encoding BolA family protein encodes MSERMERMRRALEAGLSPRQLELEDQSHLHAGHAGARDGRGHYRVVVVSEVFAGKAPLARHRAVYAALGDMMQTDIHALSIDARAPGEASPP; translated from the coding sequence ATGAGCGAGCGGATGGAGCGCATGCGCCGGGCGCTGGAAGCGGGACTTTCGCCTCGGCAGCTGGAGCTGGAAGACCAGAGCCACCTGCATGCCGGCCATGCGGGCGCGCGCGACGGGCGCGGCCACTACCGGGTGGTCGTGGTCAGCGAGGTCTTTGCCGGCAAGGCGCCGCTGGCACGGCACCGGGCCGTGTACGCGGCACTGGGTGACATGATGCAGACCGACATCCATGCATTGTCGATCGACGCGAGGGCCCCGGGCGAAGCATCGCCCCCCTGA
- a CDS encoding YciI family protein: protein MWYAIEGHDAPGSLPLRQSVRPAHLARLQALLDAGRLLVAGPCPAIDAPDPGPAGFSGSIVIAEFESLEQAQAWAQGDPYMEVGAYARVDVRPFLKVLP, encoded by the coding sequence ATGTGGTACGCCATCGAAGGCCACGATGCCCCCGGTTCCCTGCCACTGCGCCAGTCGGTGCGTCCAGCCCACCTGGCCCGATTGCAGGCGCTGCTCGACGCCGGGCGCCTGCTGGTCGCCGGGCCGTGCCCCGCGATCGATGCGCCGGACCCGGGCCCGGCCGGCTTCAGTGGCAGCATTGTCATTGCCGAGTTCGAATCGCTCGAGCAGGCACAGGCCTGGGCGCAGGGCGACCCCTACATGGAAGTCGGCGCCTACGCTCGCGTCGACGTCCGGCCGTTCCTGAAGGTCTTGCCATGA
- a CDS encoding ScpA family protein, with product MTSPSAPGATVSTESPQAPQQQEMPLAVVHGQPVLQIPQDLYIPPDALEVILDAFEGPLDLLLYLIRRQNLDILDIPVLEITRQYVAYINVMQELRFELAAEYLVMAAILAEIKSRMLLPRPPVEEGEEGDPRADLVRRLQEYERFKQAAEDIDALPRQDRDTAVAHAHVPDRAAIKVPPEVELKEMLLALHDVLKRAELFTGHAIKREALSVRQRMGEVLSKLEDGKFHRFESMFTAAEGRLGVLVTFLAMLELAKEQLLDIVQEAPLATIYVKSLALGNTNEPLQFSSEFDDSDAANDA from the coding sequence ATGACATCGCCCTCCGCGCCTGGCGCGACCGTTTCCACCGAGAGCCCGCAGGCACCGCAGCAGCAGGAAATGCCGCTGGCGGTGGTGCATGGCCAACCGGTGCTGCAGATTCCGCAGGACCTGTATATCCCGCCGGACGCACTGGAGGTCATCCTCGATGCGTTCGAAGGCCCGCTGGACCTGCTGCTGTACCTGATCCGCCGCCAGAACCTGGACATCCTGGATATCCCGGTGCTGGAGATCACCCGCCAGTACGTGGCCTACATCAATGTGATGCAGGAGCTGCGCTTCGAACTGGCAGCCGAATACCTGGTCATGGCCGCGATCCTGGCCGAGATCAAGTCGCGCATGCTGCTGCCGCGTCCCCCCGTGGAGGAAGGCGAGGAAGGCGATCCGCGCGCCGACCTGGTTCGCCGACTGCAGGAGTACGAGCGCTTCAAGCAGGCTGCCGAAGACATCGATGCCCTGCCCCGCCAGGACCGCGACACCGCCGTGGCCCACGCCCACGTGCCGGACCGCGCGGCGATCAAGGTCCCGCCGGAGGTGGAGCTGAAGGAGATGCTGCTGGCGCTGCACGACGTGCTCAAGCGCGCCGAGCTGTTCACCGGCCACGCCATCAAGCGCGAGGCGCTGAGCGTGCGCCAGCGCATGGGCGAGGTGCTCTCCAAGCTGGAGGACGGCAAGTTCCATCGCTTCGAATCGATGTTCACTGCCGCCGAAGGGCGCCTGGGCGTGCTGGTCACCTTCCTGGCCATGCTGGAACTGGCCAAGGAGCAACTGCTGGACATCGTGCAAGAGGCGCCGCTGGCGACGATCTACGTCAAGTCGCTGGCGCTGGGCAACACCAACGAGCCGCTGCAGTTCTCCAGCGAGTTCGACGATTCGGACGCGGCCAACGACGCATGA
- the scpB gene encoding SMC-Scp complex subunit ScpB, which yields MPAAPVAVDQALVNRIVEAALLAANLPMTVAQLEELFPEQRPAPEGAIPTALEQLGAACADRGVELVEVASGWRYQVKGEVHGWVSRMWTERKTRYTRATLETLALIAYRQPITRGEIEQVRGVAVSSNIIQALEEREWIRVVGHRDVPGRPALFGTTRGFLDYFGLKRLDELPPLSELKDIGELDPQLPFAPATAKVAAEGQPEDTQATPVEDAGQADDASTAQASAGEAQDVQVQADTLETAPPPDDTATADASFASESPADDTPADIAQDAGDADDTQDSSQQPQEDDAAPVSSEQKP from the coding sequence ATGCCTGCCGCCCCGGTCGCCGTCGACCAGGCGCTGGTCAACCGCATCGTGGAAGCCGCGCTGCTGGCAGCCAACCTGCCGATGACCGTGGCCCAGCTCGAGGAACTGTTTCCCGAGCAGCGTCCGGCGCCGGAAGGGGCCATCCCCACCGCGCTGGAGCAACTGGGCGCGGCCTGCGCCGACCGCGGCGTGGAACTGGTCGAAGTGGCCAGCGGCTGGCGCTACCAGGTCAAGGGCGAGGTCCACGGCTGGGTCAGCCGCATGTGGACCGAGCGCAAGACCCGCTACACCCGCGCCACGCTTGAGACGCTGGCCCTGATCGCCTATCGCCAGCCCATCACCCGCGGCGAGATCGAACAGGTCCGCGGCGTGGCGGTCAGCAGCAACATCATCCAGGCCCTGGAAGAGCGCGAATGGATCCGCGTGGTCGGTCATCGCGACGTCCCCGGGCGGCCGGCGCTGTTCGGCACCACTCGCGGGTTCCTGGACTACTTCGGCCTCAAGCGCCTGGACGAACTGCCGCCGCTGTCCGAGCTGAAGGACATCGGTGAGCTGGACCCACAGTTGCCCTTCGCCCCGGCCACCGCCAAGGTCGCTGCCGAGGGCCAGCCGGAGGACACCCAGGCCACGCCGGTTGAGGATGCAGGACAGGCCGACGACGCCAGCACCGCGCAAGCGTCGGCAGGCGAGGCACAGGACGTGCAAGTACAGGCGGACACCCTGGAGACGGCCCCTCCCCCTGATGACACGGCGACTGCCGACGCGTCCTTCGCGTCGGAATCTCCCGCAGACGACACCCCCGCCGACATCGCGCAGGACGCAGGCGATGCCGACGACACCCAAGATTCTTCCCAACAACCCCAAGAAGACGACGCCGCACCGGTCTCGTCGGAGCAGAAACCATGA
- a CDS encoding pseudouridine synthase, producing MSDTPRSKLSLKRDPAAAPETRLEERLHKVLAQAGLGSRRALEQRIADGLVKVNNQTAQIGMSIGSGDRVELDGRSFVASALTEPPRVLIYNKPEGEVTTREDPEGRPTVFESLPAIKGARWIAIGRLDINTTGLLLLTTDGELANAMMHPSFEVGREYVVRVRAPEGQDTVSDALVDRLQKGVELEDGPARFDEIERIGGTDSHDWFRVMLKEGRNREVRRLWESQGCQVSRLKRTRYGSVELPQPLLRGQSQELPDAQVQALRKSLKLEDGTPAALTLQPVIGQRKAARAAVQVNAHAAGNAYVNGHNTIADEGRELRRFDNVREDRGRGRGKGGFKGGLTVSGEAAAKQSQKPFKQRTPKGPKPLPDGNPAAFRSWYVPDGVDTGPTGHRNAGPGGARKPYGGKPGGARGGAAGQPRKAKPYGHPGNAPVFPSDHATPGGNSPYGQRPARPNGNRAGNKGPRPGGGGNRGRGGPRGGGNG from the coding sequence ATGAGTGACACCCCCCGCAGCAAGCTGTCGCTGAAGCGCGATCCCGCCGCCGCCCCTGAAACCCGCCTGGAGGAGCGCCTGCACAAGGTGCTGGCCCAGGCCGGCCTGGGCTCGCGCCGCGCGCTCGAGCAGCGCATCGCCGACGGCCTGGTCAAGGTCAACAACCAGACCGCGCAGATCGGCATGTCCATCGGCAGCGGCGACCGCGTCGAGCTGGACGGCCGCAGCTTCGTGGCCAGCGCGCTGACCGAACCGCCGCGCGTGCTGATCTACAACAAGCCCGAGGGCGAGGTCACCACACGTGAAGATCCCGAGGGCCGGCCGACCGTGTTCGAGTCGCTGCCCGCGATCAAGGGCGCGCGCTGGATCGCCATCGGCCGCCTGGACATCAACACCACCGGCCTGCTGCTGCTGACCACCGACGGCGAGCTGGCCAACGCGATGATGCATCCCTCCTTCGAGGTCGGCCGCGAATACGTCGTGCGCGTGCGCGCGCCGGAAGGCCAGGACACCGTGTCCGACGCGCTGGTCGACCGCCTGCAGAAGGGCGTGGAACTGGAAGACGGCCCGGCCCGCTTCGACGAGATCGAACGCATCGGCGGCACCGATTCGCACGACTGGTTCCGGGTGATGCTCAAGGAGGGCCGCAACCGTGAGGTGCGCCGTCTGTGGGAATCCCAGGGCTGCCAGGTCAGCCGCCTCAAGCGCACCCGCTACGGCAGCGTCGAGCTGCCCCAGCCGCTGCTGCGCGGCCAGTCCCAAGAGCTGCCCGATGCACAGGTCCAGGCCCTGCGCAAGTCGCTCAAGCTGGAGGACGGCACGCCCGCCGCGCTGACCCTGCAGCCGGTGATCGGCCAGCGCAAGGCAGCCCGCGCCGCCGTGCAGGTCAATGCCCATGCTGCTGGCAATGCCTACGTCAACGGCCACAACACGATCGCCGACGAAGGCCGCGAGCTGCGCCGCTTCGACAACGTGCGCGAGGATCGTGGCCGTGGCCGCGGCAAGGGCGGCTTCAAGGGCGGCCTGACCGTCAGCGGCGAAGCGGCGGCCAAACAGTCGCAGAAGCCGTTCAAGCAGCGCACCCCCAAGGGCCCCAAGCCGCTGCCGGACGGCAACCCGGCCGCGTTCCGCAGCTGGTATGTGCCCGATGGCGTGGACACCGGCCCGACCGGGCACCGCAACGCCGGGCCCGGTGGCGCCAGGAAGCCCTACGGCGGCAAGCCAGGCGGTGCGCGTGGCGGCGCCGCGGGTCAGCCGCGCAAGGCCAAGCCCTACGGCCATCCCGGCAACGCGCCGGTGTTCCCGTCCGACCACGCGACTCCCGGCGGCAACAGCCCCTACGGTCAGCGCCCGGCCCGTCCCAACGGCAACCGCGCCGGCAACAAGGGCCCACGCCCGGGTGGTGGCGGCAACCGCGGTCGTGGCGGCCCGCGTGGAGGCGGCAACGGCTGA
- a CDS encoding ferredoxin--NADP reductase: MSSAYGTETVLDVRHWTDDYFSFTTTRHEGFRFDNGQFVMIGLEGETRPLLRAYSIASANWEEQLEFFSIKVPNGPLTSRLAHIKPGDSVLVGKKPTGTLLISDLHPGKHLYLLGTGTGMAPWLSIIKDPETYERFDKVILTHGVRFEKDLAYRDYFEHELPQHEFLGEIIREKLLYYPAVTREPFRNQGRLTELLGNGQMAQTLGLEPIDPSRDRFMICGSPQMLADLRTLLDSRGFEASHRIGNAGHYVFERAFVEK; this comes from the coding sequence ATGTCTTCCGCTTATGGCACCGAAACGGTGCTCGACGTCCGTCACTGGACCGACGACTACTTCAGCTTCACCACCACCCGCCATGAAGGCTTTCGCTTCGACAACGGCCAGTTCGTGATGATCGGGCTGGAAGGCGAGACCCGCCCGTTGCTGCGCGCCTATTCCATCGCCAGCGCCAACTGGGAAGAGCAGCTCGAGTTCTTCAGCATCAAGGTGCCCAACGGCCCACTGACCTCGCGCCTGGCGCACATCAAGCCCGGCGACAGCGTCCTGGTCGGCAAGAAGCCCACCGGCACCCTGCTGATCTCAGACCTGCACCCCGGCAAGCATCTCTACCTGCTGGGCACGGGGACCGGCATGGCGCCCTGGCTGAGCATCATCAAGGACCCGGAGACCTACGAGCGCTTCGACAAGGTGATCCTCACCCATGGCGTGCGCTTCGAGAAGGACCTGGCCTATCGCGACTATTTCGAGCACGAGCTGCCGCAGCACGAATTCCTGGGCGAAATCATCCGCGAGAAGCTGCTGTACTACCCGGCGGTGACCCGCGAACCGTTCCGCAACCAGGGCCGGCTGACCGAACTGCTGGGCAATGGCCAGATGGCGCAGACGCTGGGCCTGGAGCCGATCGACCCGTCGCGCGACCGGTTCATGATCTGCGGCAGCCCACAGATGCTCGCCGACCTGCGCACCCTGCTGGATAGCCGTGGCTTCGAGGCGTCGCACCGCATCGGCAATGCAGGCCATTACGTGTTCGAGCGCGCCTTCGTCGAAAAGTGA